From a region of the Candidatus Binataceae bacterium genome:
- a CDS encoding class I SAM-dependent methyltransferase: MASLSKFIKLSPELYDYVVAHGNNSDPLLQELSQETAKLGPISVMEIASEQGTFMGILAAAIGARSAVEVGTFTGYSSLCVARALPANGELLCCDVNQEWTAIAKRYWEKAGVAHKITLKIGPALETLRALPERNSFDIAFIDADKTNYRDYYEEILKRLRQNGLILLDNVLWSGAVLNQNDQSEDTRAIRAINDFVTHDERVEAVMLPIADGLTIARKR, encoded by the coding sequence ATGGCCAGTCTGAGCAAATTCATCAAGCTTTCTCCCGAGCTCTATGACTACGTGGTCGCGCACGGCAACAATAGCGATCCGCTTCTGCAGGAGCTCTCTCAGGAAACCGCCAAGCTCGGCCCCATCAGCGTCATGGAGATTGCCTCGGAGCAGGGCACTTTCATGGGTATCCTTGCGGCTGCGATCGGCGCGCGATCCGCCGTCGAGGTGGGAACCTTTACTGGCTACAGCTCGCTGTGTGTGGCGCGGGCGCTGCCCGCCAACGGCGAGCTTCTGTGTTGCGATGTGAACCAGGAATGGACGGCAATTGCAAAGCGCTACTGGGAAAAAGCAGGAGTCGCGCACAAGATCACCCTCAAAATCGGCCCTGCCCTCGAAACCCTGCGCGCGCTCCCGGAGCGGAACTCCTTCGACATCGCTTTTATCGACGCGGATAAGACTAACTATCGCGATTACTATGAGGAGATCCTTAAACGGCTTCGTCAGAACGGTCTGATTCTGCTCGACAACGTCTTGTGGAGCGGCGCGGTACTCAATCAGAATGACCAGAGCGAAGACACCAGGGCCATCCGCGCGATTAACGATTTCGTGACCCATGATGAACGGGTCGAAGCGGTGATGCTCCCGATCGCGGACGGTCTTACAATTGCGCGCAAGCGCTGA
- a CDS encoding Rieske 2Fe-2S domain-containing protein: MRYGGWYQIAFERDLQADVSSVPVGDRRLLIVRSGGEINVYDATCPHRGADLGVGGKLVDPRVLTCPYHGHRIALGGEGGGPYCVAKYPSLVRSGLIFALVGNFAIGKLPDMLDYLERTHKIFAGFTKTIKVPPEMVIENAFDWAHFPPVHDVLKVEYGEPTVEDGVFTATTKLRVGPSMWQGGGDGSHHDDGTTFIEVPLLARAYSPNLTITQVAVGGGDHPHFVIASAVPMLDGTSTIRLSVAMPVIEGFDPPQELADLIMQFESMGLEQDRPVWENLALNATPKYTAEDDNVLKYRKFCERFTLNGRV, translated from the coding sequence ATGCGCTACGGCGGATGGTACCAGATTGCATTCGAGCGTGACCTTCAGGCGGATGTCAGCTCGGTTCCGGTGGGTGACCGCCGCCTACTGATCGTACGCAGCGGCGGCGAGATCAACGTTTATGACGCCACTTGCCCGCATCGCGGCGCGGACCTGGGCGTGGGCGGGAAATTGGTCGATCCCCGGGTGCTCACCTGTCCATACCATGGGCATCGCATCGCCCTTGGAGGCGAAGGCGGGGGTCCATACTGTGTGGCAAAGTATCCTTCACTAGTAAGGAGCGGCCTCATTTTCGCCCTGGTAGGTAATTTCGCAATCGGCAAGCTCCCCGACATGCTGGACTACCTCGAGCGAACTCACAAAATCTTCGCCGGCTTCACCAAGACCATCAAGGTCCCGCCCGAGATGGTTATCGAAAACGCTTTCGACTGGGCACATTTTCCCCCCGTACACGACGTGCTGAAGGTCGAATACGGGGAGCCTACGGTGGAAGACGGGGTCTTCACCGCTACCACCAAGCTGCGCGTAGGCCCCTCGATGTGGCAAGGGGGCGGGGACGGTTCGCACCATGATGATGGTACGACGTTCATCGAGGTGCCGCTGCTCGCGCGCGCATATAGTCCGAACCTGACCATCACCCAGGTCGCGGTCGGCGGTGGCGATCATCCGCATTTCGTAATTGCTTCGGCGGTGCCGATGCTCGATGGCACTTCCACCATTCGTCTTTCAGTGGCAATGCCGGTCATCGAAGGATTCGATCCGCCGCAAGAACTCGCCGACCTGATCATGCAGTTTGAGAGTATGGGCCTGGAGCAAGACCGCCCGGTCTGGGAGAACCTCGCGCTCAACGCGACCCCGAAGTACACCGCCGAAGACGATAACGTTCTAAAATATCGGAAATTCTGCGAGCGCTTCACTCTGAACGGCCGCGTCTGA
- a CDS encoding aromatic ring-hydroxylating dioxygenase subunit alpha, whose protein sequence is MQGSGTHSGVPDLRRVGIHPGFWYPVARSSSLKRGRALAVTFAGDPMVLARSESGSLFALEDRCAHRQLPLHLGVVRGEQLQCAYHGWCYGASGRLARIPYLADGGKMPAAARGVRSYPCREAYGLIFVFPGEPELAQVSELPSIPEWGTPQYRTMYFERTLSCHYTFMHENLMDMNHQFLHRSLMGSIQPVMLDYRTGTNWTEAQYRFEGGKQHVGADLLVMGGKGSESGVDRDYELMTIRTVYPHQELTVFRAHSEIPAIRLWASYVPLDQEQRTNKSFGILMVRRPKTPLVLSLAWPVIGYFARSVFEQDRMAVEAEQRAWDEQGSDRNAEVSPVLLELRKVLAQCGVPIEPVHARELTDEERRVPILRDASRGGAAG, encoded by the coding sequence ATGCAGGGGTCCGGCACACATTCAGGCGTCCCCGACCTCCGGCGGGTCGGCATTCACCCGGGTTTCTGGTATCCGGTCGCGCGCTCCAGCAGTCTTAAACGAGGGCGCGCACTGGCGGTCACGTTCGCCGGCGACCCGATGGTACTGGCGCGCAGCGAATCCGGCTCGCTATTTGCGCTGGAGGATAGATGTGCGCATCGTCAGCTCCCGCTCCATCTCGGGGTCGTTCGCGGGGAGCAGCTCCAGTGCGCCTATCATGGGTGGTGCTACGGTGCGAGCGGGCGTCTGGCACGGATCCCTTACCTGGCCGATGGCGGAAAGATGCCAGCCGCGGCGCGTGGTGTCCGCAGTTATCCATGCCGCGAAGCGTACGGACTTATTTTCGTGTTTCCGGGCGAACCCGAACTGGCGCAGGTTTCGGAACTTCCCAGCATCCCGGAATGGGGTACGCCGCAATATCGAACGATGTATTTCGAACGGACGCTCAGCTGCCACTACACTTTCATGCACGAAAACCTGATGGACATGAACCATCAGTTCCTTCACCGCAGCCTGATGGGAAGTATCCAGCCGGTAATGCTCGACTACCGGACAGGTACTAATTGGACCGAAGCGCAGTACCGCTTCGAAGGCGGCAAGCAGCATGTCGGGGCGGATCTGCTGGTAATGGGCGGGAAGGGCTCGGAGTCCGGGGTCGATCGTGACTACGAGTTGATGACGATTCGCACCGTCTATCCGCACCAGGAGCTCACCGTCTTCCGAGCGCATTCCGAGATTCCCGCGATTCGCCTGTGGGCGTCCTACGTGCCGCTCGACCAGGAGCAGCGAACCAATAAGAGCTTCGGCATCCTGATGGTGCGGCGCCCTAAAACGCCGCTGGTCCTCAGCCTAGCGTGGCCGGTCATCGGATATTTCGCCCGTTCGGTTTTCGAGCAGGACCGTATGGCAGTGGAAGCCGAACAGCGCGCGTGGGACGAACAGGGTAGTGACCGGAACGCGGAAGTATCACCGGTCTTGCTCGAACTCAGGAAGGTGCTCGCACAATGCGGGGTGCCGATTGAACCCGTGCATGCGAGGGAATTGACGGACGAAGAGAGACGGGTACCGATACTACGCGACGCGAGCCGCGGCGGCGCCGCCGGCTGA